The following proteins are encoded in a genomic region of Thermothielavioides terrestris NRRL 8126 chromosome 5, complete sequence:
- a CDS encoding glycoside hydrolase family 18 protein (CAZy_ID 269969): MSSSSRKSRITSAAHVIYTNAVYWPNYRVYNGDTPGQLNYGCINRVYYAFANVMPDGGVLLSDEYADARAPCDGVQGALGSLMHLKARYPHLQVLLSIGGGESAETFPIVASNAVLRDNFARSARGLVEASGLDGIDIVWEYPCTPQQGNDFLALVAAIRIHLPEDRYLLTAALPAAKPILQNIDLQQTSAYLDTLNLTAYDFFGDWTHKSGHHAQLYAINKDEPSGASGAQYIMSSGVPGKKILLGIPLFGRSFLHVTGPGHKNRGSGGNDGSFEYSQLPRKGTKEQVDKRAVAAQCVGGDGGFVTYDNPDTVKGLFYWSAPSDAKDTKRSLVATGFKTLHSS, from the exons ATGTCATCCTCGTCACGCAAGTCTCGCATCACAAGCGCGGCCCATGTTATATACACGAACGCCGTATACTGGCCCAACTACAGGGTCTACAACGGGGACACGCCCGGCCAGCTGAACTACGGATGCATCAACCGGGTCTACTACGCCTTTGCCAACGTGATGCCGGACGGAGGGGTATTG CTAAGTGACGAATATGCCGATGCCAGAGCGCCGTGTGACGGTGTTCAAGGCGCTTTGGGATCCCTAATGCATCTCAAGGCGCGATACCCCCACTTGCAAGTTCTGCTCTCCATCGGTGGCGGCGAGTCGGCCGAGACTTTCCCCATCGTGGCCTCCAACGCCGTCCTCCGAGACAATTTTGCTCGCTCTGCTCGAGGCTTGGTCGAGGCGTCAGGCCTCGACGGCATCGACA TTGTTTGGGAATATCCATGCACCCCGCAGCAAGGGAATGACTTCCTCGCGCTTGTGGCGGCGATCCGCATCCATCTCCCCGAGGACCGCTACCTGCTCACTGCCGctctgccggcggcgaagccgaTCCTTCAAAACATCGACCTCCAGCAGACCAGCGCATACCTCGACACGCTCAATCTCACAGCCTACGACTTCTTTGGCGACTGGACCCACAAGAGCGGCCATCACGCCCAGCTCTACGCCATCAACAAGGACGAGCCGTCCGGGGCCTCTGGCGCGCAATACATCATGTCCTCTGGCGTGCCTGGCAAGAAGATCCTGCTCGGGATTCCGCTCTTTGGGCGCAGCTTCCTCCATGTGACCGGGCCGGGCCACAAGAACCGCGGTTCGGGGGGCAACGATGGTTCGTTCGAGTACAGCCAGCTCCCGAGGAAGGGGACCAAGGAGCAAGTCGACAAGCGGGCCGTTGCGGCGCAATGCGTGGGCGGGGATGGCGGCTTCGTCACTTATGACAACCCGGACACGGTCAAG GGGCTGTTCTACTGGAGTGCACCGTCTGATGCCAAAGACACCAAGAGAAGTCTCGTTGCGACAGGCTTCAAAACGTTGCACAGCTCCTGA
- a CDS encoding glycosyltransferase family 90 protein (CAZy_ID 269968) — MTLFDALGVWINESRASLIIGVVMLTLGTYLASSQDPPSTFFCSSQDRRLFIGFLQWTGLLLDAAIAVVAWRTLAWARTTKSRLRTLSVILLVSSLGAALAYWTSRLVFHASLAGYHFRGLDSLYFFDVVVDGLAFSAFLIATSLLATEGSPLSLVGTITFILGLPLAVQKTRLIGTWENVSPVVTYLALMCICFGFSSFIYASNMQSVAIVHRAFVVFLLVILTIAATIYTPIKALQIVDNHPLVKVIYNARIEADRWLRHATVSDSLPVAVQEYKERHNGREPPPKFDIWYDFAKNRRSEILDHFPQMENDLLPFWGIPPAKIREDTRRAAAEPDMAMLQIRGGKPQHNLPPGSPYKAVMDDLLDLVKGFAGHLPDMELTINLDERPRVLAPWDEVQRVTRTAYRKRVSKLLPRAAPNLGEMPEAQAAITDKLVAQKNFTSVRALREMTALTCPPGTKARAATHWDIRDFCTACAEPQSQGLYLANWPLSQDICHQSDLLRLHSFHMTSPELRPLQELVPVFSRAKTDSYSDILIPLRRISEPAEPTTETFDMKYKQLFWRGNVARLGSSHELVRGGHQERLVHALNNPTRSEKTRLLLPRKKNRWAFEELPTAELNTFLPIDVSFASYTACRSPNGGDCDAAANEFPKKPEVTEPLRNQYVMVVDTDNGPPREFLRTLRSNSVPFYASIFKEWYSERLRPWVDFVPIDLRLHALHGTLAYFTGIQDGKKNQDIRKLNGRELVMRGRPEDAEWIAEQGKRWAEKALRREDMEVYLFRLLLEWGRIVDDNRDESRFVLP; from the coding sequence TTCTTCTGCTCAAGCCAGGACCGACGACTCTTTATTGGCTTCTTGCAATGGACCGGCTTGTTGCTGGACGCAGCCATCGCCGTTGTCGCCTGGCGTACTCTTGCCTGGGCCCGAACCACTAAATCCCGCCTGAGAACTTTGAGCGTCATTCTTCTGGTCTCCTCGCTGGGCGCTGCGCTGGCATACTGGACGTCACGCCTAGTATTTCACGCCAGCCTAGCTGGCTACCATTTTAGGGGCCTCGACTCCCTCTACTTCTTTGATGTTGTGGTCGACGGCCTGGCATTCTCCGCCTTCCTCATTGCTACCAGCCTCCTCGCCACCGAAGGAAGTCCTCTGTCGCTGGTGGGCACCATTACTTTCATCCTTGGCCTCCCGCTAGCCGTCCAGAAGACGAGGTTGATTGGGACGTGGGAGAACGTGTCGCCCGTCGTGACTTACCTGGCACTAATGTGTATCTGCTTCGGATTCTCGTCGTTTATCTACGCAAGCAACATGCAGTCCGTTGCCATTGTGCATCGGGCCTTCGTGGTGTTTCTTCTCGTCATTCTCACCATCGCGGCGACCATCTACACTCCGATCAAGGCACTCCAAATTGTCGATAACCATCCGCTGGTCAAGGTCATCTACAATGCCAGGATTGAAGCTGACCGATGGTTGCGCCACGCCACCGTCAGCGACTCGTTGCCCGTCGCAGTCCAGGAATACAAAGAGCGCCACAACGGGCGAGAGCCGCCCCCGAAGTTTGACATCTGGTATGACTTCGCCAAAAACCGCCGCTCGGAGATCCTCGATCACTTTCCGCAAATGGAAAATGACCTCCTCCCGTTCTGGGGCATACCGCCGGCAAAAATCAGAGAGGATACCCGCCGTGCCGCGGCGGAGCCCGACATGGCCATGCTTCAGATCCGGGGGGGCAAGCCTCAGCACAATCTTCCTCCGGGAAGCCCGTACAAGGCCGTAATGGATGATCTGCTTGACCTAGTGAAGGGCTTTGCCGGACACCTTCCGGACATGGAACTCACCATCAACTTAGACGAGCGGCCCCGGGTGCTTGCGCCGTGGGATGAGGTGCAGAGGGTTACTCGCACGGCATATCGGAAGCGAGTAAGCAAGTTGCTGCCGAGGGCCGCTCCCAATCTCGGCGAGATGCCCGAGGCTCAGGCCGCCATCACCGACAAGCTTGTGGCCCAAAAGAACTTCACTTCGGTGAGGGCGCTCCGGGAGATGACAGCGCTGACTTGTCCGCCGGGGACTAAGGCGCGCGCGGCAACCCACTGGGATATCCGAGACTTTTGCACTGCGTGTGCCGAACCGCAGTCTCAAGGCCTTTACCTGGCGAACTGGCCGCTGTCCCAAGACATCTGCCACCAGTCCGATCTGCTCCGCCTGCACAGCTTCCACATGACTTCTCCCGAGCTACGTCCTCTGCAGGAGCTGGTCCCCGTCTTCAGCCGGGCGAAAACGGACAGCTACAGCGACATCCTCATACCGCTCCGGCGCATTAGCGAACCAGCCGAGCCGACCACAGAGACCTTCGACATGAAATACAAACAACTCTTTTGGCGCGGAAACGTGGCCCGGCTCGGCTCCAGCCACGAGctcgtccgcggcggccaccaGGAGCGGCTCGTCCACGCTCTCAACAACCCCACCCGCTCGGAGAAGACGAGGCTCCTCCTGCCGCGCAAGAAAAATAGATGGGCGTTCGAGGAGCTACCCACGGCCGAGCTCAACACTTTTCTGCCGATAGACGTCTCGTTCGCCAGCTACACTGCGTGCCGGAGTCCCAACGGCGGCGACTGCGACGCTGCAGCCAACGAGTTCCCAAAGAAGCCAGAGGTTACGGAACCCTTGCGGAACCAGTATGTGATGGTCGTCGACACGGATAACGGGCCTCCGCGCGAATTCTTGCGCACTCTCCGGTCAAACAGTGTTCCCTTTTATGCCTCCATCTTCAAGGAGTGGTACAGCGAGCGGCTGAGGCCGTGGGTGGATTTTGTCCCCATCGATCTGCGCCTCCATGCATTGCACGGCACTCTCGCGTATTTCACCGGCATCCAGGACGGCAAGAAAAACCAAGACATACGCAAGCTGAACGGAAGGGAGCTTGTGATGCGGGGCCGGCCGGAAGACGCTGAATGGATTGCTGAGCAGGGGAAACGCTGGGCTGAAAAAGCGCTGCGGAGGGAGGACATGGAAGTCTATTTATTCCGGCTATTACTGGAATGGGGGCGGATTGTGGACGACAACAGGGACGAGAGTAGATTTGTATTACCATAG